In Bordetella holmesii ATCC 51541, the following proteins share a genomic window:
- a CDS encoding NUDIX domain protein: MSDNIIDVAAGLILRPDGQLLLGQRPEGKPWAGWWELPGGKLEPGETVLQALARELQEELGITVTDSRRWVCYIHAYPHTTVRLAFCFVTGWTGEPRGLENQRLAWVDPRHAAQVGELLPATLPPLRWLRLPQTYAISAVGSPEAMPTFTQRLERALANGLKLLQWREPAWPGGPAASRAGFETALDLCRRAGAQLLVNSVHPQDWWQQAHGVHLRASDAAALHSRPLLPEGSLVGVSAHNHAEIVHARELGADFAVLGPVADTLSHPGQTPLGWAGFEAANRDAGLPVFALGGQSLATLDQAQAHGAHGVAGIRGLLG, from the coding sequence ATGTCTGACAACATCATCGACGTAGCCGCGGGCCTGATCCTGCGGCCAGACGGCCAACTGTTGCTGGGGCAACGTCCTGAGGGCAAGCCCTGGGCAGGCTGGTGGGAACTCCCCGGCGGCAAACTGGAGCCGGGCGAGACGGTGCTCCAGGCGCTGGCGCGCGAGCTGCAGGAAGAACTCGGCATCACCGTGACCGACTCGCGGCGCTGGGTCTGCTACATCCATGCCTACCCGCACACCACGGTGCGGCTGGCCTTCTGCTTCGTCACGGGCTGGACAGGCGAGCCGCGCGGACTGGAAAACCAGCGCCTGGCCTGGGTGGACCCGCGCCATGCCGCCCAGGTGGGAGAGCTCTTGCCGGCCACCCTGCCCCCCTTGCGCTGGCTGCGACTGCCCCAGACGTATGCCATCAGCGCCGTGGGCTCACCCGAAGCCATGCCGACCTTCACGCAGCGCCTCGAACGCGCGTTGGCAAACGGACTCAAGCTCCTGCAGTGGCGCGAACCTGCCTGGCCGGGCGGGCCGGCGGCGTCTCGTGCGGGCTTTGAAACGGCCCTCGATCTCTGCCGCCGGGCCGGCGCGCAACTGCTGGTCAACAGCGTGCATCCGCAGGACTGGTGGCAGCAGGCGCACGGCGTGCATCTGCGCGCCAGCGACGCGGCGGCTCTGCATAGCCGCCCGCTGCTGCCCGAGGGCAGTCTCGTCGGGGTCTCGGCGCACAACCACGCCGAGATCGTTCACGCCCGAGAGCTCGGCGCCGATTTTGCCGTGCTGGGCCCGGTGGCCGACACACTCAGCCATCCGGGCCAGACTCCACTGGGCTGGGCGGGCTTTGAGGCTGCCAACCGTGATGCCGGGCTACCCGTCTTCGCGTTAGGCGGCCAGTCGCTGGCGACGCTGGACCAGGCCCAGGCACATGGCGCTCACGGCGTGGCAGGCATACGCGGCTTGCTAGGCTGA